One Chloroflexi bacterium ADurb.Bin180 genomic window carries:
- the cphA_2 gene encoding Beta-lactamase precursor has translation MKEIASGVYCETSYCSGNVGFAVTEEGAVLVDSPMMPKDAWDWLRKITSTTKKGITLLINTDYKLERVLGGCFFPATTTIAHQNTWSELERYDEQFLQRQLAHYSDCDVQALAELPKTRIVHPELTLTADMSVFKSGRAFRLLYAGGHTPASIVVQMPREKVLFAGDVVVNGEHPNLSQANSMRWLHALEVIRRLKEVELIVPGRGEPCHPLATEILSDYISKMRERVYDCFANGCTRRESVDRVRMQDFFPFPSSRREEVERRIRASVERVYDEFKKENEKKRHADG, from the coding sequence ATGAAGGAAATTGCTTCCGGCGTCTATTGCGAGACGAGCTATTGCTCCGGCAACGTCGGTTTTGCAGTGACCGAAGAGGGAGCAGTGCTCGTCGACTCGCCGATGATGCCCAAGGACGCCTGGGACTGGCTGCGCAAGATCACCTCGACCACCAAGAAGGGCATCACTCTGCTTATCAACACCGATTACAAGCTCGAACGCGTGCTGGGTGGCTGTTTCTTTCCCGCCACAACCACCATCGCGCACCAGAACACCTGGTCAGAGCTGGAGCGCTATGACGAGCAGTTCTTGCAGCGCCAGCTCGCTCACTATAGTGATTGTGATGTCCAGGCCCTGGCCGAACTGCCCAAGACGCGCATCGTGCACCCCGAGCTGACCCTCACCGCCGATATGTCCGTCTTCAAGTCGGGACGTGCCTTCCGCCTGCTCTATGCGGGGGGCCACACTCCGGCCAGCATTGTCGTGCAGATGCCGCGCGAGAAGGTGCTTTTTGCTGGCGATGTGGTGGTCAACGGCGAGCATCCCAACCTCTCTCAGGCCAACAGCATGCGCTGGCTCCACGCGTTGGAGGTCATCCGCCGACTCAAAGAGGTCGAGCTGATCGTGCCCGGGCGGGGCGAGCCGTGCCACCCGCTGGCCACAGAGATCCTCTCTGACTATATCAGCAAGATGCGCGAGCGCGTCTACGACTGCTTTGCCAATGGCTGCACCCGCCGCGAGTCAGTGGACAGGGTGCGCATGCAGGACTTTTTCCCCTTCCCGTCCAGCAGGAGGGAAGAGGTCGAGCGGCGTATTCGCGCTTCGGTGGAGCGCGTGTACGACGAGTTCAAGAAAGAGAACGAGAAAAAGCGGCACGCGGACGGCTGA
- the alaS_2 gene encoding Alanine--tRNA ligase: MSRTLYHLDAYCREFDASVTRSVQNASGVAGVILDRTAFYPASGGQPNDLGTLNDVKVVDVTEVGQEIVHWLEQPLTETRVHGQIDWTRRFDHMQQHTGQHILSQAFLELFNAQTVSFHLGPESCTIDLDRVILEPERLDQAEDRANAVIVADRPIVARFVSADEVSTLGLRKAPTVDEDIRIVEVEGFDRSPCGGTHCARSGEVGQIALRRAERRGHETRIEFVCGWRALRDHRRKTRALHEMAQSFSVQERDLPATVQRLSAEAAEQRRELQQLRGELLPREAERLLAQARVWGTRRVVVQSFAGRDVTELRRLASLLTATPGVVALLGTGGELARVVFARSSDAGTDMAGLVSQTCQEFEGKGGGQADLAQGGGFPGQRLAEALERAFHSLTEH; the protein is encoded by the coding sequence ATGAGCAGAACCCTGTACCATCTGGATGCCTATTGCCGCGAGTTCGATGCTTCCGTGACGCGCTCGGTTCAGAACGCGTCTGGAGTCGCAGGCGTCATCCTCGACCGTACCGCCTTTTACCCTGCCTCTGGTGGGCAGCCCAACGACCTGGGAACGCTGAACGACGTAAAGGTCGTCGATGTTACGGAAGTAGGGCAGGAGATCGTGCACTGGCTGGAGCAGCCCCTGACCGAGACCAGGGTACACGGGCAGATCGATTGGACGAGGCGCTTTGACCACATGCAGCAGCATACCGGCCAGCACATCCTCTCCCAGGCCTTTTTGGAGCTGTTCAACGCACAGACCGTATCCTTCCACCTGGGGCCAGAGTCGTGCACCATCGATCTCGACCGGGTCATCCTTGAGCCGGAGCGCCTGGATCAGGCGGAGGACCGGGCCAACGCGGTCATCGTTGCGGATCGGCCCATCGTAGCACGCTTTGTCAGCGCCGATGAAGTATCCACACTGGGCTTACGCAAGGCGCCCACCGTCGATGAGGACATTCGGATTGTCGAGGTGGAGGGCTTTGACCGTTCGCCCTGCGGCGGAACGCATTGCGCACGCAGCGGCGAGGTCGGCCAGATTGCCCTGCGCCGTGCCGAGCGACGCGGGCACGAGACAAGGATCGAGTTCGTCTGCGGCTGGCGCGCCCTCCGGGACCACCGCCGGAAAACCAGAGCGCTGCACGAGATGGCTCAGTCTTTCAGTGTCCAGGAGCGTGACCTGCCTGCCACCGTACAGCGGCTCTCCGCCGAAGCAGCGGAGCAGCGCCGTGAGCTGCAGCAGTTGCGCGGCGAACTCCTACCGCGAGAGGCCGAACGGCTGCTGGCTCAGGCCAGGGTGTGGGGAACAAGGCGCGTGGTGGTCCAGTCCTTTGCCGGCCGCGACGTCACCGAGCTGCGCCGGCTGGCCTCGCTGCTCACCGCCACGCCCGGGGTTGTCGCCCTGCTGGGAACCGGCGGCGAGCTGGCGAGGGTGGTGTTCGCCAGAAGCAGCGATGCTGGCACCGATATGGCCGGCCTGGTAAGCCAGACCTGCCAGGAGTTCGAAGGCAAGGGCGGTGGACAGGCGGACCTGGCGCAGGGCGGCGGCTTTCCCGGCCAGCGCCTGGCAGAGGCACTCGAACGGGCCTTTCACTCACTGACCGAGCACTGA